Sequence from the Janthinobacterium lividum genome:
CCGAAGTGACGGTGGCCAAGGCGCAGATCGAGGCGTTTGAAAAATCGCTCGACACCTACCGCCTCGACGTGGGGCGCTATCCCACCACGGAAGAAGGCCTGGCCGCGCTGCTGGCCGCGCCGCCTGCCGCCGGCACGCGCTGGAATGGTCCCTACCTGAAAAAGGCCGTGCCGCTCGACCCGTGGGGCCATGCCTATCAATACCGCGCGCCCGGCAGCAAGGGCGAGTACGACATCGTCTCGATGGGCAAGGATGGCCAGCCGGGCGGCAGCGGCGAGAACGCCGACATCAGCTCGCAATAACGCCAGCGCCATTCTTTTTCCTACGGACAAGCCATCATGCAGTTCGAAGTACGCGCGCTTTCCACGGACCAGGCCGTAGCAACCTTGCATACGTGCGTGATCGACGGCCGAGATGAAGCCGACGCGCGCCGCCAGGCCGAAGCGCGCGGCTTGTTTGTCAGCGCCATCCGCCCGTTGCGTGCCACGCCGTTCAGCGCGGCCGGGCGCCAGCGGGCGCGCGCCTTGCCACTGCTGCTGTTCAGCCAGGAATTGCTGGCGCTGCTGCAAGCGGGCCTGGGCATCGTCGAAGCGCTGGAAGCCTTGCTGGAAAAGGAAGCGTCGCCGGCCACGCGCAGCGTGCTCACGCGCCTGCTGGAAGGCTTGCGCGAAGGCAAGCGCTTTTCCGCCGTGCTGGCAGAGCAAGCGGAGCTGTTCCCCCCTTTGTATATCGGCATCGTCAAGGCGGCCGAGGGCACGAGCGACTTGCCGCGCGCGCTGTCGCGCTACATCGACTACCAGCAGCGCATCGATACGGTGCGTGGCAAGATCGTCAGCGCCGCCATCTATCCCACCATCCTGCTGGCCGTGGGCGGCGGCGTCAGCGCCTTCCTGATCAGTTATGTGGTGCCCCGTTTCGCCGAGGTCTACCAGGGCGCAGGGCG
This genomic interval carries:
- the gspG gene encoding type II secretion system major pseudopilin GspG, coding for MHAAHRQNLAATRHARGFTLLELLVVIVIIGLLAAYVGPKYFAQLGKSEVTVAKAQIEAFEKSLDTYRLDVGRYPTTEEGLAALLAAPPAAGTRWNGPYLKKAVPLDPWGHAYQYRAPGSKGEYDIVSMGKDGQPGGSGENADISSQ
- a CDS encoding type II secretion system F family protein — translated: MQFEVRALSTDQAVATLHTCVIDGRDEADARRQAEARGLFVSAIRPLRATPFSAAGRQRARALPLLLFSQELLALLQAGLGIVEALEALLEKEASPATRSVLTRLLEGLREGKRFSAVLAEQAELFPPLYIGIVKAAEGTSDLPRALSRYIDYQQRIDTVRGKIVSAAIYPTILLAVGGGVSAFLISYVVPRFAEVYQGAGRNLPWMSQVMLSWGQFVTQHGVLLLLGLVLAGSAVFMAVRRVLRHGGVARLLAKLPGIGERVRIYELSRLYLTLGMLAEGGITIVQAISTVQAMVSPGMQASLQGARGAIEAGQPLSSAFEQHQLTTPISLRMLRVGERTGDMGPMLTQSAAFYDGEISRWIDRFTRTFEPLLMAGIGLVVGAIVILLYMPIFDLAGDIS